A region from the Rufibacter sp. DG15C genome encodes:
- the secY gene encoding preprotein translocase subunit SecY, protein MKKLISTIKNIFAIEDLRVRILNTLGFIAIFRLGSYVVLPGIDPSKLESSAQGILGLLDTFLGGAFGNASIFALGIMPYISASIVLQLLTIAVPYFQKLQKEGESGRKKINQYTRVLTIAITLAQSVAFIATINAEAINPAVNNTLFTISSMIILTAGTMFCMWLGEKITDKGIGNGISMLIMIGIVSRLPGALIGEAMALGLGKALIFIIELIVLFFVVMSVVMLTQAIRRIPVQYAKQVGGSASLEAGQRQFIPLKVNAAGVMPIIFAQSLMFLPAMVASFWQNESELASEIGSVFSDYTSWQYNVSFAVLIIIFTFFYTAISVNPNQISDDLKRSGGFVPGVKPGLATSEFIDEVLTRITLPGAIFLAIIAILPSIAMLFGVTREFAAFFGGTSLIILVGVVLDTLNQIESYLLMKHYDGMMKSGKLRGRSTSNIAVAS, encoded by the coding sequence ATGAAGAAGCTGATTTCTACGATAAAGAACATTTTTGCCATTGAAGATTTGCGAGTTAGAATCCTAAATACTTTAGGATTCATCGCAATTTTCAGGCTAGGATCATATGTGGTATTGCCAGGAATTGATCCTTCCAAATTAGAATCTAGTGCGCAAGGAATTTTAGGTCTTTTAGATACCTTCTTAGGTGGAGCATTTGGTAATGCCTCCATTTTTGCGTTGGGTATTATGCCTTATATTTCTGCGTCTATCGTTTTACAGCTTCTTACTATTGCTGTTCCTTATTTCCAAAAGTTACAGAAGGAGGGTGAGTCTGGCCGTAAAAAGATTAACCAGTACACTAGAGTATTGACTATTGCAATTACCCTAGCTCAGTCTGTTGCTTTTATTGCTACCATTAATGCAGAAGCTATTAATCCTGCAGTAAACAACACACTCTTCACCATTTCTTCTATGATCATCTTAACTGCCGGAACTATGTTCTGCATGTGGTTAGGTGAGAAAATCACTGATAAAGGGATTGGTAATGGTATTTCTATGCTGATTATGATTGGTATAGTATCCCGTCTCCCAGGCGCTTTAATCGGTGAGGCTATGGCTTTAGGATTAGGTAAAGCTCTTATTTTCATCATTGAGCTAATTGTTCTTTTCTTTGTTGTGATGAGTGTAGTTATGCTCACTCAAGCTATCAGAAGAATTCCAGTTCAATACGCTAAGCAAGTTGGGGGCAGCGCTTCTTTAGAGGCAGGTCAACGTCAGTTTATTCCTTTAAAAGTGAATGCTGCTGGTGTTATGCCTATCATATTTGCTCAGTCCTTAATGTTCCTGCCAGCAATGGTTGCCTCTTTCTGGCAAAATGAAAGTGAGTTAGCCAGTGAGATTGGTTCTGTATTCTCAGATTATACCTCTTGGCAATACAATGTTTCATTTGCTGTATTGATTATCATTTTTACTTTTTTCTACACAGCCATCAGTGTGAATCCTAACCAGATTTCAGATGACTTGAAAAGAAGTGGTGGCTTTGTGCCAGGTGTGAAACCAGGTTTAGCGACTTCTGAATTTATTGATGAAGTTTTGACCAGAATCACTTTACCGGGTGCTATATTCCTTGCGATAATTGCTATCCTACCTTCCATTGCTATGCTGTTTGGTGTGACCAGAGAATTTGCTGCCTTCTTTGGAGGTACGTCTCTTATCATTCTTGTAGGTGTTGTATTGGATACGCTAAACCAAATTGAAAGCTATCTTTTAATGAAACATTATGATGGAATGATGAAGTCTGGTAAGCTTAGAGGTAGATCTACTTCAAATATTGCGGTTGCTTCTTAA
- the ykgO gene encoding type B 50S ribosomal protein L36 has product MKVKASVKKRSEDCKVIRRKGKLYVINKKNPRYKQRQG; this is encoded by the coding sequence ATGAAAGTTAAAGCGTCAGTAAAAAAGCGCAGTGAAGACTGCAAAGTGATCAGACGTAAAGGGAAGCTTTACGTGATCAACAAGAAGAATCCACGTTATAAACAAAGACAAGGTTAA
- the rpsN gene encoding 30S ribosomal protein S14, with product MAKESVKARELKRQKLVAKYAAKRATLKAAGDYEGLDKLPKNASPVRLHNRCKLTGRPRGYMRKFGISRVTFREMASAGKIPGVTKASW from the coding sequence ATGGCTAAAGAATCAGTAAAAGCTAGAGAGCTTAAAAGACAGAAACTAGTTGCCAAATACGCTGCCAAAAGAGCTACTCTAAAAGCAGCTGGTGATTATGAAGGCCTGGATAAATTGCCCAAGAATGCCTCTCCAGTTCGTCTGCACAACCGTTGCAAATTAACAGGAAGACCAAGAGGATATATGAGAAAGTTCGGTATCTCTCGTGTTACTTTCAGAGAGATGGCCTCAGCTGGCAAGATTCCTGGAGTAACGAAGGCAAGTTGGTAA
- the rplF gene encoding 50S ribosomal protein L6: MSRIGKLPITLPQGVEVLVNQDNLVTVKGPKGSLSAPVDTDIQVQVEDGVLTVIRPTEQKRHKALHGLYRSIINNMIVGVSTGYKIDLELVGVGYKATTTGQTLELALGYSHNIYVALPEEIKANAVTEKGKAPVISLEGIDKQLIGQVAAKIRSLRKVEPYKGKGIRFVGEVVRRKAGKTASK, encoded by the coding sequence ATGTCACGGATAGGTAAACTTCCCATCACGCTTCCACAAGGTGTTGAGGTGTTGGTAAATCAGGATAACCTGGTTACAGTGAAAGGCCCTAAAGGATCGCTTTCTGCTCCTGTTGATACAGATATTCAGGTTCAGGTAGAAGATGGAGTACTAACTGTAATCCGTCCTACTGAGCAGAAGAGACACAAAGCCTTACATGGTCTTTATCGTTCTATCATCAACAACATGATAGTAGGGGTAAGCACTGGCTATAAAATTGATTTGGAACTAGTTGGTGTAGGTTACAAAGCCACAACTACTGGTCAAACTTTAGAGTTGGCACTTGGATATTCTCACAATATCTATGTAGCACTTCCTGAAGAAATCAAAGCTAATGCTGTAACTGAAAAAGGTAAAGCACCTGTTATTTCATTAGAAGGAATTGATAAGCAGTTGATAGGCCAGGTAGCTGCTAAGATCCGTTCACTTCGTAAAGTTGAGCCTTACAAAGGTAAAGGTATTCGCTTCGTTGGTGAAGTTGTTAGAAGAAAAGCTGGTAAAACTGCTTCTAAATAA
- the rplE gene encoding 50S ribosomal protein L5, whose product MAARLKEKYTKEIMPLLKEKFQYKSVMEVPKITKISINRGIGNAVADKKLVDIGVDELTIIAGQKAVQTKAKNSISNFKLREGMPIGARVTLRGERMYEFLDRLMTIALPRVRDFKGISDKGFDGRGNYTLGVKEQIIFPEISIDKIKSIAGMDITFVTTAKNDEESYELLKAFGMPFVNLKK is encoded by the coding sequence ATGGCGGCTAGACTTAAAGAAAAATATACAAAAGAGATCATGCCTTTGTTAAAGGAGAAATTCCAATACAAAAGTGTGATGGAGGTTCCAAAGATTACCAAGATTAGCATCAATAGAGGTATTGGTAATGCCGTGGCTGATAAGAAATTGGTAGACATTGGAGTTGATGAGTTGACAATCATTGCTGGACAGAAAGCAGTTCAAACGAAAGCTAAAAACTCAATCTCAAACTTCAAACTAAGAGAAGGTATGCCAATTGGCGCCAGAGTGACTCTTAGAGGGGAGAGAATGTATGAGTTTTTAGATCGTTTGATGACCATCGCTCTTCCACGTGTTCGTGACTTCAAAGGTATTAGTGACAAAGGTTTTGATGGCCGTGGTAACTATACATTAGGTGTAAAAGAGCAGATTATCTTTCCTGAGATAAGCATTGACAAGATCAAGTCAATTGCTGGTATGGACATCACGTTTGTGACGACTGCCAAAAACGATGAAGAGAGCTATGAGCTTTTAAAAGCGTTTGGAATGCCTTTCGTCAACTTAAAGAAATAA
- the rpmD gene encoding 50S ribosomal protein L30 has product MAQVQITQIKSIIDRPERQKATMKALGLGKINKTVIKEFTPQIAGMVNHVQHLVAVKEV; this is encoded by the coding sequence ATGGCACAAGTTCAAATCACCCAGATTAAAAGTATTATTGATCGTCCTGAAAGACAAAAGGCTACTATGAAAGCTTTAGGTCTTGGTAAAATCAATAAGACTGTCATAAAAGAGTTTACTCCTCAAATTGCAGGAATGGTAAACCACGTTCAACATTTAGTAGCAGTTAAGGAGGTCTAA
- the rplN gene encoding 50S ribosomal protein L14 yields MIQQESRLSVADNSGAKEVLCIRILGGTGKKYASVGDKIVVTVKSALSSGNVKKGTVTKAVIVRTKKEVRRKDGSYIRFDDNAAVLLNNNDEPRGTRIFGPVARELRERQFMKIVSLAPEVL; encoded by the coding sequence ATGATACAACAAGAATCAAGACTTTCTGTTGCTGATAACAGTGGTGCAAAAGAGGTATTGTGCATTCGTATCTTAGGTGGTACAGGCAAGAAATACGCTTCTGTAGGAGATAAAATTGTTGTAACGGTAAAATCAGCTCTTTCTTCCGGTAACGTTAAGAAAGGTACTGTTACAAAAGCAGTGATTGTTAGAACGAAAAAAGAAGTACGTCGCAAGGACGGTTCTTATATCCGATTTGACGATAACGCTGCAGTATTGTTGAACAACAACGACGAGCCTCGTGGTACGCGTATTTTTGGGCCAGTTGCCCGTGAACTACGTGAAAGACAGTTTATGAAAATTGTTTCTTTGGCTCCTGAAGTATTATAG
- the rpsE gene encoding 30S ribosomal protein S5, producing MSKLNIRSIKASEIELKERVVAINRVAKVVKGGRRFSFSAIVVVGDGAGVVGYGLGKANEVTDAIAKGIDDAKKNLVRVPLFKHTVPHTMEGKFSGGFVLIKPAAAGTGVIAGGAMRAVFESAGIKDVLAKSKGSSNPHNVVKATFDALSKMRDPLVVAQQRGISLQRVFNG from the coding sequence ATGTCAAAATTGAATATTAGAAGTATCAAAGCAAGCGAGATCGAGCTGAAAGAGCGCGTAGTAGCTATTAACCGTGTGGCCAAGGTAGTAAAAGGAGGTAGAAGATTTAGCTTCTCCGCTATCGTGGTAGTAGGTGATGGTGCTGGTGTTGTAGGTTATGGTCTAGGTAAAGCCAATGAGGTAACCGACGCTATTGCTAAGGGTATTGACGATGCTAAGAAAAACTTAGTTCGTGTACCATTGTTCAAGCACACAGTGCCACACACAATGGAAGGTAAATTCTCTGGAGGATTTGTGTTGATTAAGCCTGCTGCAGCTGGTACTGGTGTAATAGCTGGTGGTGCAATGCGTGCAGTGTTTGAAAGTGCAGGTATTAAAGATGTATTGGCTAAATCTAAAGGTTCTTCCAACCCACACAACGTGGTAAAAGCAACTTTTGATGCCTTGTCTAAAATGCGTGATCCTTTGGTAGTTGCTCAGCAACGTGGTATTAGTTTACAACGAGTTTTCAACGGGTAA
- the rpsC gene encoding 30S ribosomal protein S3 — MGQKVNPVGLRLGIVKGWDSNWYGGKDFADKLIEDEKIRKYILARIPKGGISKIIIERTLKRITITINTARPGVVIGKGGQEVDKIKEELKKITSKDVQINIFEIKRPELDAKLVGESVAQQLQARISFRRAMKQAIASALRVGAEGIKIQVSGRLGGAEMARTEHYKEGRTPLHTLRADIDYALSEAQTVYGKLGIKVWIFKGEVFGKRDLSPNAGQQSGGPSTGGPRNDRNERGGNDRRDGRNKRPGDVNQKRSSGAKRK; from the coding sequence ATGGGACAAAAAGTTAATCCAGTTGGCCTAAGACTAGGTATCGTTAAAGGCTGGGACTCTAATTGGTACGGAGGAAAGGATTTCGCTGACAAACTTATTGAAGACGAAAAAATCCGTAAATATATTCTTGCCCGTATTCCTAAAGGTGGTATCTCAAAGATCATTATTGAGCGCACCCTTAAGAGAATCACCATCACTATCAACACGGCCCGTCCTGGTGTAGTAATTGGTAAAGGCGGTCAAGAGGTTGACAAAATCAAAGAAGAGCTAAAGAAAATCACTAGCAAAGATGTTCAAATCAATATCTTTGAAATTAAACGTCCAGAGCTGGATGCGAAATTGGTAGGTGAATCTGTAGCTCAACAACTTCAAGCGCGTATTTCTTTCAGAAGAGCTATGAAGCAAGCAATTGCTTCTGCTTTGAGAGTAGGTGCTGAAGGTATCAAAATTCAAGTTTCAGGCCGTTTGGGTGGTGCTGAAATGGCACGTACTGAGCATTACAAAGAAGGCCGCACTCCTCTACATACATTGAGAGCTGATATTGACTATGCATTGTCAGAAGCTCAAACTGTATATGGTAAATTGGGGATCAAAGTTTGGATCTTCAAAGGAGAAGTTTTCGGAAAGCGTGACTTATCTCCAAACGCCGGTCAGCAAAGCGGTGGTCCTTCAACAGGAGGCCCTCGTAACGATCGGAATGAAAGAGGTGGCAACGACCGTCGTGACGGTCGCAACAAACGCCCTGGTGATGTCAACCAGAAGCGAAGTAGTGGTGCCAAACGCAAGTAG
- the rpsQ gene encoding 30S ribosomal protein S17, producing METRNLRKERTGRVVSNKMDKSITVVVESRMKHPIYGKFLSKSKKFMAHDEKNECGIGDTVRIMETRPMSKNKCWRLVEIIERAK from the coding sequence ATGGAGACTAGAAATTTAAGAAAAGAGAGAACTGGACGCGTGGTAAGCAACAAGATGGACAAGTCTATCACAGTTGTAGTAGAGAGCCGTATGAAACACCCTATCTACGGTAAATTCCTTTCCAAGTCCAAGAAGTTCATGGCACATGATGAGAAAAACGAGTGCGGTATCGGTGATACTGTACGCATCATGGAGACTAGACCAATGAGCAAGAACAAGTGCTGGCGCTTAGTTGAAATTATAGAAAGAGCTAAATAA
- the rpsH gene encoding 30S ribosomal protein S8: MHSDPIADYLTRLRNAIKANHRVVEIPASKIKKELTKVLYEKGYIQSYKFDDSSIQGSIKIALKYDPATKQSAIVKLERVSKPGLRKYVHLEKLPRVLNGYGIAILSTSKGVITDKEAKGLNVGGEVLCYVY; this comes from the coding sequence ATGCATTCAGATCCGATAGCAGATTATTTAACTAGACTACGGAATGCCATCAAGGCAAATCACCGTGTAGTTGAAATTCCGGCTAGCAAAATAAAAAAGGAATTAACCAAAGTTCTCTACGAGAAAGGTTATATCCAAAGTTACAAGTTCGATGATAGCTCAATTCAAGGCTCTATTAAAATTGCCTTGAAGTATGATCCAGCTACCAAGCAGTCTGCTATCGTGAAACTTGAGAGAGTCTCTAAGCCGGGGCTCCGCAAGTACGTGCACTTAGAAAAGTTGCCACGTGTATTGAATGGATATGGTATTGCCATTCTTTCTACCTCTAAAGGGGTAATCACAGACAAAGAGGCCAAAGGTCTTAATGTAGGTGGTGAGGTATTGTGTTACGTGTATTAA
- the infA gene encoding translation initiation factor IF-1: MAKQSSIEQDGTIIEALSNAMFRVELENGHQVIAHISGKMRMHYIKILPGDRVKLEMSPYDLSKGRIVYRYK; encoded by the coding sequence ATGGCTAAACAGTCTTCTATTGAACAAGACGGTACCATCATCGAGGCGCTATCCAACGCAATGTTCCGGGTAGAATTAGAAAATGGCCATCAAGTAATCGCTCACATTTCAGGTAAGATGCGGATGCACTACATCAAAATTCTTCCTGGTGATAGAGTGAAATTGGAAATGTCTCCCTACGACCTAAGTAAAGGAAGAATAGTTTACAGATACAAATAA
- the rpsS gene encoding 30S ribosomal protein S19, giving the protein MARSLKKGPYIDFRLDKKVQAMDESGKKAVIKTWSRRSMISPDFVGHTFAVHNGNKFIPVYVTENMVGHKLGEFAPTRNFRGHIAKKDKGKR; this is encoded by the coding sequence ATGGCAAGATCATTAAAAAAAGGGCCTTATATTGACTTTAGGCTCGACAAAAAAGTCCAGGCAATGGACGAATCTGGTAAAAAAGCGGTAATCAAGACTTGGTCACGTCGCTCAATGATTTCCCCAGATTTCGTAGGTCATACATTTGCAGTACATAACGGGAATAAATTCATCCCAGTTTATGTAACTGAAAACATGGTAGGTCACAAGTTAGGTGAGTTTGCTCCAACCAGAAACTTCAGAGGCCATATTGCTAAAAAGGATAAAGGTAAGAGATAA
- the rplO gene encoding 50S ribosomal protein L15, whose protein sequence is MNLSTLKPAEGSVKDRKRIGRGTGSGKGGTSTRGHKGAKSRSGYSSKAGFEGGQMPLVRRVPKFGFKNFNRVEYSAVNLDVLQNLITKTGSSVINFDTFRQNGLASKNDNIKILGRGEITSAIEVHAHAFSQTAIEAIEKAGGKVVTL, encoded by the coding sequence ATGAACTTAAGTACATTAAAACCTGCTGAAGGTTCTGTTAAGGATCGGAAGAGAATTGGTCGCGGAACTGGTTCAGGTAAAGGTGGTACTTCCACCCGTGGACACAAAGGCGCCAAATCTCGTTCAGGATATTCTTCTAAGGCAGGATTTGAAGGTGGTCAGATGCCATTAGTGCGTCGTGTTCCTAAATTTGGTTTCAAGAACTTCAACCGTGTTGAATATTCAGCGGTTAACTTAGATGTTCTTCAAAACCTTATCACTAAAACTGGTTCTTCTGTTATCAACTTTGATACTTTCCGTCAAAACGGCTTAGCTTCTAAAAATGATAACATCAAAATCTTAGGTAGAGGTGAGATTACAAGCGCCATTGAAGTGCATGCGCACGCATTCTCTCAGACGGCAATTGAAGCAATTGAAAAAGCAGGCGGCAAGGTTGTGACTTTGTAA
- the rplV gene encoding 50S ribosomal protein L22 — protein MEAVAKLNNVPSSPRKMRLVANLIRGKSVTRALGLLKFEANAGAPKLEKLLLSALSNWQAANADARIEDANLFIKEIKVDEGKMLKRLRPAPQGRGHRIRKRSNHVTLVIDSKPVVEAVESSESNKAK, from the coding sequence ATGGAAGCGGTAGCTAAACTAAATAATGTACCAAGCTCACCTCGTAAGATGAGATTGGTAGCGAACTTGATTCGTGGCAAAAGTGTTACACGCGCTCTTGGCTTGCTTAAATTTGAAGCCAATGCAGGTGCACCAAAGCTAGAGAAGCTATTATTATCTGCTTTATCTAACTGGCAAGCTGCTAATGCGGATGCTCGTATTGAAGATGCTAATCTTTTCATCAAAGAAATTAAAGTTGATGAAGGAAAGATGTTGAAGCGTCTTCGTCCAGCTCCTCAAGGTAGAGGTCACCGGATCAGAAAAAGATCAAATCATGTAACGCTTGTGATTGATTCAAAACCAGTAGTGGAAGCAGTTGAATCATCCGAATCTAACAAAGCCAAATAG
- the rplR gene encoding 50S ribosomal protein L18, with the protein MSFDKAKRRLRIRRSIRNKVSGTAQRPRLAVFRSNKFIYAQIIDDVNGVTLASSSSAKVEAAAGENKTGASAHVGRDIAAKAQEKGISEVVFDRGGYLYHGRVKSLADAAREAGLKF; encoded by the coding sequence ATGTCATTCGATAAAGCAAAAAGAAGACTTAGAATCCGTCGAAGCATCCGTAACAAGGTTTCTGGCACAGCACAACGTCCGCGTCTTGCTGTATTCAGAAGCAATAAGTTTATCTATGCTCAAATTATAGATGACGTTAATGGTGTTACCTTGGCTTCTTCTTCCTCTGCCAAAGTAGAGGCAGCTGCCGGTGAAAACAAAACAGGAGCTTCAGCTCATGTTGGACGTGATATCGCAGCTAAAGCCCAAGAGAAAGGTATTTCTGAAGTTGTATTTGACAGAGGTGGATATCTTTACCATGGTAGAGTAAAATCATTAGCTGATGCGGCTCGTGAAGCGGGTCTAAAATTCTAA
- the rplX gene encoding 50S ribosomal protein L24 → MTKNKLHVKKGDTVKVIAGDDKGKTGTVTTVLVDKQKVVVEGLNLVSKHQKPSAKNPQGGINKIEAPIHASNVMLVEAGTNVATRTGKKLNEGGKLQRYSKKSGNLI, encoded by the coding sequence ATGACAAAGAATAAACTTCATGTAAAAAAAGGCGATACTGTTAAAGTTATTGCTGGTGACGATAAAGGTAAAACTGGTACTGTTACCACTGTTTTGGTTGACAAACAGAAGGTGGTTGTAGAAGGTCTGAACCTTGTATCTAAACACCAAAAGCCAAGTGCCAAGAATCCTCAGGGAGGTATCAATAAAATTGAAGCTCCTATCCATGCTAGCAATGTTATGCTGGTAGAGGCTGGTACTAATGTAGCTACTAGAACTGGTAAAAAGTTGAATGAAGGCGGTAAGCTTCAACGCTATTCCAAAAAATCTGGAAATTTAATTTAA
- the rplP gene encoding 50S ribosomal protein L16: MLQPKRTKYRKMQKGRVRGLAQRGSTISFGSFAIKSLEASWITSRQIEAARIAMTRAMKREGQVWIRIFPDKPITKKPAEVRMGKGKGSPEYWVAVVKPGTIMFESDGVPLEVAQESLRLAAQKLPVRTKFVVRRDYVEK, translated from the coding sequence ATGTTACAACCAAAACGGACTAAATATAGAAAGATGCAGAAAGGCCGTGTCCGCGGTCTGGCCCAAAGAGGAAGTACAATTTCTTTTGGATCATTTGCTATCAAGTCGTTAGAAGCCTCTTGGATTACTAGCCGTCAAATTGAAGCTGCTCGTATCGCAATGACGCGTGCAATGAAACGTGAAGGCCAAGTATGGATTCGTATTTTCCCTGACAAACCTATTACTAAGAAGCCTGCAGAGGTTCGTATGGGTAAGGGAAAAGGATCTCCTGAGTATTGGGTAGCTGTGGTGAAACCAGGTACCATTATGTTTGAATCTGATGGAGTTCCACTAGAAGTAGCTCAAGAATCTCTGCGTTTAGCTGCTCAGAAGTTGCCTGTCAGAACTAAGTTTGTTGTACGTAGAGATTACGTTGAGAAATAA
- the rpmC gene encoding 50S ribosomal protein L29 — MKQSEIKAFSLTEVKEQLAAERNNLENLKFAHAISPLENPSRIKHTRKTIARLETQLRSLELNG; from the coding sequence ATGAAGCAGTCTGAGATAAAGGCTTTCTCACTTACAGAAGTGAAGGAGCAACTTGCAGCAGAGAGAAATAACCTGGAGAACTTAAAGTTTGCCCATGCTATTTCTCCGTTGGAAAACCCCAGCAGAATTAAGCACACAAGAAAAACCATCGCCAGACTAGAGACTCAATTGCGGTCTCTAGAACTCAATGGCTAA
- the rpsM gene encoding 30S ribosomal protein S13 codes for MARIAGVDIPDNKRGEIALTYIFGIGRKLSQSILVKAGVDLDKKVKDWTEDEAGEIRNVIASEHKVEGVLRSEVQLHIKRLMDIGSYRGLRHRKGLPTRGQRTKNNSRTRKGKRKTVANKKKASK; via the coding sequence ATGGCTAGAATAGCAGGAGTTGATATTCCAGATAACAAAAGAGGCGAAATTGCCTTGACGTACATTTTCGGTATTGGCCGGAAATTGTCACAGTCTATTTTGGTGAAGGCTGGGGTGGATCTTGACAAGAAAGTTAAGGATTGGACGGAGGATGAGGCGGGTGAAATCCGTAACGTTATCGCTTCAGAGCACAAAGTAGAAGGTGTTCTTCGTTCTGAGGTACAATTGCACATCAAGCGTTTGATGGACATTGGATCTTACCGTGGACTACGTCACAGAAAAGGTTTGCCAACCAGAGGTCAGAGAACTAAAAACAACTCTAGAACCAGAAAAGGCAAGCGTAAGACTGTTGCAAACAAGAAGAAGGCATCTAAATAA
- the rpsK gene encoding 30S ribosomal protein S11, with translation MAQKRKDKAKKRVVVVEPVGQVHIKASFNNIIISVTNINGQVISWASAGKMGFKGSKKNTPYAAQMAAADCGKVAYEAGMRKAEVFVKGPGAGRESAIRTMQNVGIEITSIKDVTPLPHNGCRPPKRRRV, from the coding sequence ATGGCTCAGAAGAGAAAAGATAAAGCCAAGAAGCGTGTGGTTGTTGTGGAGCCTGTTGGTCAGGTGCACATCAAAGCTTCGTTCAATAATATCATCATCTCTGTTACCAACATCAATGGCCAAGTTATTTCTTGGGCATCTGCTGGTAAAATGGGATTCAAAGGATCTAAGAAAAACACTCCTTATGCCGCTCAGATGGCTGCCGCAGATTGTGGTAAAGTAGCCTATGAAGCTGGTATGCGTAAAGCAGAGGTTTTTGTTAAAGGTCCTGGTGCTGGTCGTGAGTCAGCTATCCGCACAATGCAGAACGTTGGTATTGAGATTACTTCTATCAAAGATGTAACGCCACTTCCGCACAACGGATGTCGTCCTCCCAAACGCAGAAGAGTTTAA
- the map gene encoding type I methionyl aminopeptidase, with protein MIVYKTEEEIEIIKEGAQILGKAHGEVAKAISEGVTTLQLDKIAEEYIFDNGGSPSFKGYNGFKNSLCISLNSAVVHGIPSSYALQSGDVLSVDCGVYFKGYHSDSAYTYAVGQVDSSVADLLARTKESLYKGIDWAVAGARIGDIGFAVQSHVEQFGYGVVRELVGHGLGKSLHESPEVPNYGKRGQGMKLQEGLVIAIEPMVNLGSRHVVQEEDGWTIRTRDKKPSAHFEHTVVVRKGKAEILTTFEYIEKALN; from the coding sequence ATGATTGTTTACAAAACTGAAGAAGAAATTGAGATCATAAAGGAAGGTGCTCAGATTCTCGGGAAAGCACATGGTGAAGTCGCCAAAGCTATTTCAGAAGGAGTTACTACCTTGCAGTTAGATAAAATTGCCGAAGAGTATATCTTTGACAATGGAGGTTCGCCTTCTTTTAAAGGCTACAATGGATTCAAAAATAGCTTATGCATAAGCTTGAATTCAGCAGTAGTTCATGGAATTCCTAGTTCATATGCTCTGCAATCAGGAGACGTTCTGTCTGTTGATTGTGGAGTTTATTTTAAGGGCTACCATAGTGACAGTGCTTACACCTACGCTGTAGGGCAAGTTGATTCAAGTGTTGCTGATCTGTTAGCCCGCACCAAAGAATCCTTGTATAAAGGAATTGACTGGGCGGTAGCTGGTGCCAGAATTGGAGACATTGGGTTTGCTGTGCAATCTCATGTGGAGCAATTTGGTTACGGTGTGGTTAGAGAGTTAGTGGGGCATGGATTAGGCAAAAGCTTACATGAAAGCCCTGAAGTTCCTAACTATGGTAAACGTGGGCAAGGCATGAAACTACAAGAAGGTTTGGTAATTGCCATTGAACCCATGGTTAATTTAGGTTCAAGACACGTAGTTCAGGAAGAGGATGGTTGGACAATCCGGACGCGTGACAAAAAACCTTCGGCACATTTTGAGCATACTGTGGTAGTTAGAAAGGGGAAAGCCGAAATTTTGACTACTTTTGAATACATAGAAAAAGCATTGAACTAA